One Podarcis muralis chromosome Z, rPodMur119.hap1.1, whole genome shotgun sequence DNA segment encodes these proteins:
- the PGRMC1 gene encoding membrane-associated progesterone receptor component 1: MSQDEAVAAAAAAGNENAEADDPGLLMAILSSPLNLMLLGLCCYLLYKIIRGDRSQPIQKKDDEDGPPLPKLKRRDFTLEELRPFDGVQNERILMAINGKVFDVSRARKFYGPDGPYGIFGGRDASRGLATFCLDREILKEGHDDLSDLDATQRENLSDWEQQFEFKYHYVGKLLKDGEEHTVYSDDEEGKAQEGGKPQEEGKAQEEEKPKDAQARKDD; the protein is encoded by the exons ATGTCTCAAGAcgaggcggtggcggcggcggcagcggcgggcaACGAGAACGCAGAGGCCGATGACCCGGGTCTGCTTATGGCGATCCTGAGCTCCCCGCTCAACCTGATGCTGCTGGGCCTTTGCTGCTACCTGCTCTACAAGATAATCCGGGGGGATCGGTCCCAGCCCATCCAGAAAAAAGACGACGAAGACGGGCCGCCGCTGCCCAAGCTCAAGCGCCGCGACTTCACTCTGGAAGAGCTGCGCCCCTTCGACGGCGTCCAGAACGAGCGTATCCTCATGGCCATTAACGGGAAGGTCTTCGACGTGTCCCGCGCCAGGAAGTTTTACGGGCCGG ATGGTCCTTATGGGATTTTTGGTGGAAGGGATGCATCCAGAGGCCTTGCCACCTTCTGCCTGGATAGAGAGATTCTGAAGGAGGGACATGATGATCTTTCTGATCTTGATGCCACCCAGAGAGAGAACCTGAGCGACTGGGAACAACAGTTCGAAT TTAAATACCACTACGTGGGCAAGCTGCTGAAGGATGGGGAAGAGCACACTGTATATTCAGATGATGAAGAAGGAAAAGCCCAAGAAGGAGGAAAGCCCCAAGAAGAAGGAAAAGCCCAAGAAGAAGAGAAACCCAAGGATGCTCAGGCTCGGAAGGATGATTAG